In one Pseudomonas tensinigenes genomic region, the following are encoded:
- the glnL gene encoding nitrogen regulation protein NR(II) yields the protein MTISDAIHRLLLDNLTTATILLDAELRLEYMNPAAEMLLAISGQRSHGQFISELFTESTEALNSLRQAVEQAHPFTKREAMLTALTGQTLTVDYAVTPILSNGATMLLLEVHPRDRLLRITKEEAQLSKQETSKMLVRGLAHEIKNPLGGIRGAAQLLARELPEDSLRDYTNVIIEEADRLRNLVDRMLGSNKLPSLAMCNVHEVLERVCQLVEAESQGCITLVRDYDPSIPDVLIDREQMIQAVLNIVRNAMQAISSQNELRLGRISLRTRTMRQFTIGHVRHRLVTKIEIIDNGPGIPAELQETIFFPMVSGRPDGTGLGLAITQNIISQHQGLIECDSHPGHTTFSIFLPLEQGATST from the coding sequence ATGACTATTAGCGACGCAATTCACCGTTTGCTGCTCGACAACCTGACCACCGCCACGATCCTGCTCGACGCCGAATTGCGCCTCGAGTACATGAACCCGGCGGCGGAGATGCTGCTCGCCATCAGCGGGCAGCGCAGCCATGGCCAATTCATCAGCGAGTTGTTCACCGAATCCACCGAGGCGCTGAATTCCCTGCGCCAGGCCGTGGAGCAGGCGCATCCGTTTACCAAACGCGAAGCCATGCTCACCGCCCTCACCGGCCAGACGCTGACCGTGGATTACGCGGTGACGCCGATCCTCAGCAACGGCGCGACCATGCTCCTTCTCGAAGTCCACCCGCGTGACCGCTTGCTGCGAATCACCAAGGAAGAGGCGCAGCTGTCCAAACAGGAAACCAGCAAGATGCTGGTGCGCGGCCTCGCCCACGAGATCAAGAACCCGCTGGGTGGCATCCGTGGCGCCGCGCAACTTTTGGCCCGCGAACTGCCGGAAGACAGCCTGCGCGATTACACCAACGTGATCATTGAAGAGGCCGACCGCCTGCGCAATCTGGTTGACCGCATGCTCGGCTCGAACAAGCTGCCGTCGCTGGCGATGTGCAACGTCCACGAAGTGCTGGAGCGCGTCTGCCAACTGGTCGAAGCCGAAAGCCAGGGCTGCATCACCTTGGTGCGCGATTACGACCCAAGCATTCCCGACGTATTGATCGACCGCGAGCAAATGATTCAGGCGGTGTTGAACATCGTGCGCAACGCGATGCAGGCGATCAGCAGCCAGAACGAACTGCGCCTGGGCCGCATCAGCCTGCGCACCCGGACCATGCGCCAGTTCACCATCGGCCACGTCCGCCATCGTCTGGTGACCAAGATCGAGATCATCGACAACGGCCCCGGGATCCCGGCGGAACTTCAGGAAACCATTTTCTTTCCCATGGTCAGCGGACGCCCGGACGGTACCGGGCTGGGCCTGGCCATTACCCAGAACATCATCAGCCAGCACCAGGGCCTGATCGAGTGTGACAGCCATCCAGGCCACACCACCTTCTCGATCTTTCTGCCACTGGAACAAGGAGCCACATCGACATGA